The genomic window CATGGTTGGCCTGGTGTGTGTCTGGTCCCCTAGTTGCCATGGttggcctggtgtgtgtgtggtcccctAGTTGCCATGGttggcctggtgtgtgtgtggtcccctAGTTGCCATGGttggcctggtgtgtgtgtggtcccctAGTTGCCATGGTGTTTTTGGTATATATCCAGGTACTCCTTGACGTCACTTGGTGACCCCAGCACCACGGGAACTCTCTGGTGGATGTTGATTGGCTGGATGTCCAGGACGTTCTGACTTCCTGTGGTTGCCATACCGCCCGCCTGCTCGATGATGAACGCCATGGGGTTGCACTCATACAGCAGACGCAGCTAGAACACAGAGAACACGTAATATTACAGAatatcttcctaatattgagttacacccccttttcccccccctcagaacagcctcaattcgtcaaggtgtcaaaagcgtttcacaggaatgctggcccatgttgactccaatgcttcccacagttgtgtcaagatggtggaccattctggatACACACAGGAATATCACTATTATAAAAACAAGCCCTAggaagttggttgcaatttcagtttaatccaccagaaaataccaaatatactaattgattgaATTTGTTTtgggaaatgtctgctctatccaaaattacaaccaactgatttcAGCATTCCCACCagtggaagggggagaaggtaaggctgttggccctgcattaaagaccaaaattggtgaTTATTTCATTTCAGTTAACGACCTAAAAACAATTgccagctgtgccatacaggttTCAAAATAGTTGAGATTTttaatgtaccgattccatgccacatggtttatgaactgatacacaaaacaccAGATTAAAAACGTAGGTGTTCCCATTTAAAATGATGATACAACCAACTGATTGTTATGCATGAGGGATACAACCGTTCCAGCTCTGTAGATTTCGCTGCGAGGAGAATGATTAAACCACTTCATTTCATACTGTCCTCATGTGGATTGTTTTTGgttcgcaggttcaggaatggctgaagaatttaaacatttacctggagcGAACTCTCCAAAACAGCACTGCtaggtgatttgaaaagccatagtccaATCGATCAATAATACTCTGTAAAAATTTTCATCCTTAAATTTATAATCTGGATGaattatgagaatagaaaggttcacaacttttgtgaagcatcacagtaCAGCGGAAAAATATGGCAACTAGAAATCAAactgggaggggttgaggggagctgaaggatgggactggatggtggtcagagatagatgggaggggttggatggagctgaaggatgggactgggtggtggtcagagagatgggaggggttgaggggagctgaaggatgggattggatggagctgaaggatgggattgGATGGTGTtaggagatagatgggaggggttggatggagctgaaggatgggactggatggtggtcagagatagatgggaggggttgaggggagctgaaggatgggactgggtggtgttcagagagatgggaggggttggatggagctgaaggatgggactggatggagcTGAAAGAtgggacaaaaaaaataaaaaaaatactgtgtctgtaaaatgtacacacacacaaaatgcaatgatattactgagttgcagttcatataaggaaatcaaatacattcattaggccctaatctatggatttcacatgactgggcacaACCAAACTCAGAGCTAGTTTTTCcccacagacagaaatactcctcagatgatcccgcacgtgaagaagccagatgtggaggtcctgggctggcgtggttacacgtggcctgcggttgtgaggccggttggatacactgccaaattctctaaaatgacgttggaggcggcttatggtagagcaatTAACATTCATTTCTCTGgcggatattcctgcagtcagcatgccaattgcacgcttcctccAAACTTAACATCCGTGGCATtgcgttgtgacaaaactgcacattttagagtggccttttattgtccccagcacaaggtgcacctgtgtaatgattgtgctgtttaatcagcttcttgatattccacacctgttaggtggatggattatcttggaaaaggagaaatgctcactaacaggaatgtaaacaaatttttccacaaaatatgagagaaataagtgtgttgtgcgtatggaacatttctgggatctttcatttcagctcatgaaacatgggaccaacactttacatgttgcgttttatatttttgttctgtataaacaggaagtagaagcctaagtattgttgtccattagtttactccaattacgggaagggtggtagggttaaaGGACAATAATAAATTAGGAAAATATATTATTCAACAGAACCACATCCTTACACACAACGTTCACTGTTCTGAAGACATCACTGTTGTGACATGCCAAGAGTAGAATACCACCTCCGTTTCCTATTTCCCCAGAAGCTCCAGCTCTTCTGCTTTAAGCAATAGAGGAGATGAACACACATTGTGACCCTCCACATTAGGAAACTAaacaagacacaacacactgagaACATGCAACATCTTGACCTTGAGAGGGTTAAGAGGTCAGGGCTCACCTTTCCCTCGGGGCTCTTGACGTTAGCAGGGTAGAGGAAGATTCCTCCGTAGACCAGGGTCCTGTGGACGTCTGCTACCATAGAACCCACATAGCGGGCACCGTACGGGGCACTGCCATCCTGAGACAGAGAGCAATAAGGGTTAGACCCTGAACCACAAACACAGTTACACTGTCTAAATAGTTAGCCTGCAACAGGGGGACATTTCACTATTGTAGCTGTTATGTATACTGCCAGTTTTAGATGTTTATGAGAAAATAATCTCAAGTAAGGAACTACTTTGTGTGCGTGTACCTCGGGGGAACTACTTTGTGTGCGTGTACCTCGGGGGAACTACTTTGTGTGCGCGTGtacctcgggggggggggggacgggggggacgaCTACTTTGTGTGAGCGTGtacctcggggggggggggggacgactaCTTTGTGTGCGCGTGtacctcgggggggggggggggggtggggggggcgaCAACTTTGTGTGCGCGTGTACCTCGGGGGGGGGACTactttgtgtgtgcgtgtacctcgggggggggggggggggactacttTGTGTGCGCGTGtacctcgggggggggggggggggggggggggaactacTTTGTGTGCGCGTGTACCTCGGGGGGGAACTACTTTGTGTGCGCGTACCTCGGGGGGGGAACTACTTTGTGTGCGCGtacctcggggggggggggaactacTTTGTGTGCGCGTACCTCGGGGGGGGGAAACTACCTTTGTGTGCACGtacctcggggggggggggaactacTTTGTGTGCGCGTGtacctcggggggggggggggaactacTTTGTGTGCGCGTGtaccccggggggggggggggggaactacTTTGTGTGCGCGTGtacctcggggggggggggggggaactacTTTGTGTGCGCGTGtacctcgggggggggggggaactacTTTGTGTGCGCGTGtacctcgggggggggggggaactacTTTGTGTGCGCGTGtacctcggggggggggggggaactacTTTGTGTGCGCGTGtacctcggggggggggggggaactacTTTGTGTGCGTGTACCTCGGGGGGGAACTACTTTGTGTGCGTGTACCTCGGGGGGGAACTACTTTGTGTGCGTGTACCTCGGGGGGGGAACTACTTTGTGTGCGCGTACCTCGGGGGGGGAACTACTTTGTGTGCGCGTACCTCGGGGGGGGGGAACTACTTTGTGTGCGCGTACCTCGGGGAACTTCTTCTTTTGTAGGTACTCCGTGACAGCGGGGTCAAAGTATTTGGCGTATCCTTCATTCAGACTGTAGATATTTCCTTTGGGTTTGATCTTCAGATCTCTGTCCACCAGAATGAACTCACCTAtggcctgacagagagagagagatacataaacATGAATGATCGTATCACCGGACCGACGGCTGGATACATAAACATGAATGAAAAGGTCCAGTAAGAGGTTCTAAACAGCTGCAGTGATGTGGGTAGAGGACGGTGCTCAAGGGGCCAAGCAGTAGTTCACTTCCTGCCCGGTATTGGGTGTGTACTGACCGGGTCCAACATGAAGCAGTTGACTCCCTGCCCAGTGGACAGTACCATCATGGTGGCGCTGCCATAAAGAGCGTATCCGGCGGCAACGATGTTCCTACCGGGCTGCAGCGCGTCGTTCTCACACGGGTCATCCTCTGTCGTCTGGAAGACACACCGGacgattggttgattgatttgatcattaaaaaaaatgcatataCAGTGGTAAGAaacagtatgtgaaccctttggaaataacctggatttctgcatcaaTTGGTcctaaaatttgatctgatcttcatttcggtcacaacaatagacaaacacagtctgctaaaactaataacacacaaacaattaaacgttttcatgtctttattgaacacaccgtgtaaacattcacagtgcagggggaaagtatgtgaacccttggatgtaataactggttgaccctccgttggcagcaataacctcaaccaaacgttttctgtagttgtggatcagacctgcacaacggtcaggaggaattttggaccattcctctttacaaaactgtttcagttcagcaatattcttgtgatgtctggtgtgaactgatcgaggtcacgccacagcatctcaatcgggttgaggtcaggactctgactgggccactccagaaggtatattttcttctgttgaaaccattctgttgttgatttacttctgtgttttgggtcgttgtcctgttgtccATCACCCAACttttgttgagcttcaattggcggacaaaGAGCCTAACATtgtcctgcaaaatgtcttgataaacttgggaattcatttttccttcgatgatagcaagctgtccaggccctgaggcagcaaagcagccccaaaccatgatgctccctccaccatactttacagttgggatgaggttttgatgttggtgtgctgtgcctctttccctccacacatagtgttgtgttccttccaaacaactcaactttagtttcatctgtccacagaatattttgccagtagcgctgtggaacatccaggtgctctttcgcaaacttcagacgtgcagcaatgttttgtttggacagcagtggcttcttccgtggtgtcctccatGAACACccttcttgtttagtgttttacgtatcgtagactcgtcaacagagatgttagcatgttccagagatttctgtaagtctttagctgacactctaggattcttcttaacctcattgagcattctgcgctgtgctcttgcagtcatctttgcaggatggccactcctagggagagtagcaacagtgctgaactttctccatttatagacaatctgtcttaccgtggactgatgaacatccaaggcttttagagatacttttgtaaccctttgcAGCTTAACAGTTCTTAATCATAGGTCTTctgttcaaggcatggttcacatcaggcaaagcttcttgtgaatagcaaactcacattttgtgagtgttttttatagggcaaggaaGCCCTAACcgacatctccaatctcatctcattgattggactccaggttagctgactccgtACTCCAATtggcttttggagaagtcattagccttggggttcacatactttttcccaACCTACACAATGATTAAATGATGTATAATAATttctgtgttattagtttaagcacactgtgtttgtctattgttgtcaCTTAGatgaaaatcacatcaaattgtAATCAGACATCCcgataattccaaagggttcacatactttttcttgccactgtataaaCTAAATACATTAGGTCTCAATGAAGCActttatagacacacacacacacacacacacacacacacacacacacacacacacacacacacacacacacacacacacacacacacacacacacacacacacacccagcctggTCAAACACACTGACCACTGGGTTCACCTTCTGTTTGGTTAAAAACAATGTGAGACATGGCTCCTGTAGAGAAACCTAATGAAACAGACCTTTTTATAGACGCCGAAGATGGTGCCGATGGAAGCCAAGCAGTCGATGTTAGAGGAGCCATCCAGAGGGTCAAAACACACCACGTATTTACcctggaggagagaccagaggatCAAAACACACCACGTATTTACCCTGGAGGAGACCAGAGGAAAATCATCATTTGTATTATGTTCATCAGTGCAGGGATAGAACCAAAATGTGGACTATCTGgtgggttgcccccccccccccggctctaAACAACAATGCTGCCAGAATTTTTATAACTTTAGGTCCAATAACTAATCTTTGTCTGGTTCTACTATTGTCCCTCTGACAGCGGACAGACTACCACCAACAGCGTTAGTTACCTGTCTGGTTCTACTATGATGGTGGTATCGTCCTCCTCTGATACCAGGACAACAGCGTTAGttacctgtctgtctggttctcctCTGATACCAGGACAACAGCGTTAGttacctgtctgtctggttctcctCTGATACCAGGACAACAGCGTTAGttacctgtctgtctg from Salmo trutta chromosome 9, fSalTru1.1, whole genome shotgun sequence includes these protein-coding regions:
- the fbp1a gene encoding fructose-1,6-bisphosphatase 1; its protein translation is MSDRGSFDTNVVTLTRFVLEEGRKAKGTGELTTLLNSMCTAVKAISTAVRKAGIANLYGIAGSTNVTGDQVKKLDILSNNLVINMIKSSFTSCVLVSEEDDTAIIVEPDRQGKYVVCFDPLDGSSNIDCLASIGTIFGVYKKTTEDDPCENDALQPGRNIVAAGYALYGSATMMVLSTGQGVNCFMLDPAIGEFILVDRDLKIKPKGNIYSLNEGYAKYFDPAVTEYLQKKKFPEDGSAPYGARYVGSMVADVHRTLVYGGIFLYPANVKSPEGKLRLLYECNPMAFIIEQAGGMATTGSQNVLDIQPINIHQRVPVVLGSPSDVKEYLDIYQKHHGN